A genomic segment from Sphingomonas oryzagri encodes:
- a CDS encoding carboxymuconolactone decarboxylase family protein, whose product MRLPLIAPADLTEEQKPLYADMKKGISSDFNAFITVAPEGTTEAGALMGPWNPWLHEPRIGGAIWELTKAMTMEATLPDDVRQIAILVTGAHFDAAYEIYAHIAVAEVDKIDDATLATLVSGSRPDGLSREQGIGYDVAFALVNGGVLPEPVYRIAVSTFGQHGANELIYLVGLYALVSMTLNGFNVPLPEKD is encoded by the coding sequence ATGCGCCTCCCCCTCATTGCGCCCGCCGACCTGACCGAGGAGCAGAAGCCGCTCTACGCCGACATGAAGAAGGGCATCTCGTCCGACTTCAACGCCTTCATCACCGTCGCCCCCGAGGGCACCACGGAAGCGGGTGCGCTGATGGGGCCGTGGAATCCCTGGCTGCACGAGCCGCGCATCGGCGGCGCGATCTGGGAGCTGACCAAGGCGATGACCATGGAGGCGACGCTCCCCGACGACGTGCGGCAGATCGCCATCCTCGTCACCGGCGCGCATTTCGATGCGGCCTACGAGATCTACGCCCATATCGCGGTGGCCGAGGTCGACAAGATCGACGACGCGACGCTGGCGACGCTCGTCTCCGGCTCGCGCCCGGACGGGCTGAGCCGGGAACAGGGCATCGGCTACGACGTCGCCTTCGCGCTGGTCAACGGCGGCGTGCTGCCGGAGCCGGTGTACCGCATCGCCGTCTCCACCTTCGGCCAGCACGGCGCCAACGAGCTGATCTATCTGGTGGGGCTTTACGCGCTCGTCTCGATGACGTTGAACGGGTTCAACGTGCCGCTCCCCGAAAAAGACTAG
- a CDS encoding metal-dependent hydrolase family protein — protein MRISNGVAGLALAFGLATASQAADVAIHAGHLIDGTGGAPKSQVTILVHDDRIVSVTPGFTQPAGASVIDLSNATVLPGLIDCHVHITGQFDGGDPIREMVTETDYDGVYKTPAYARATLEAGFTSVRDVGATTGIVVAMKKAIADGTIAGPRMWVAGAPLGPTGGHSDSHSGLDPALENPNWNEAIIDGVDSAIRAVRQHRREGVDLIKIMPSGGVLSVNDDPSLQLMSDAEIKAVVDTAHALGMKVAAHIHGREAIDHAISLGVDSVEHGSYAGPESYPLFKAHGTYLVPTMLIAQKVYEIAKTHPEQLPPSSAAKALEVAPHIRENLGAAYRAGVKIAFGTDQGLVPHGQNAGEFALMVGAGMTPMDAILAATRNAADLIGDAKDIGSAQPGRFADIVAVTGDPLKDVTELTRVQFVMKGGMVYKEAGKATGAGGIVDEGGH, from the coding sequence ATGCGGATATCGAATGGGGTGGCGGGCCTTGCGCTCGCCTTCGGGCTGGCGACGGCATCTCAGGCGGCGGACGTCGCGATCCATGCGGGACATCTGATCGACGGCACCGGCGGCGCGCCGAAATCGCAGGTCACCATCCTCGTCCACGACGACCGCATCGTCTCGGTGACGCCGGGCTTCACCCAGCCGGCCGGCGCGAGCGTGATCGACCTGTCGAACGCCACCGTGCTGCCCGGCCTGATCGATTGCCACGTCCATATCACCGGCCAGTTCGACGGCGGCGACCCGATCCGCGAGATGGTCACCGAGACGGACTATGACGGCGTCTACAAGACGCCCGCTTATGCCCGCGCCACGCTGGAGGCGGGCTTTACCAGCGTGCGCGATGTCGGCGCCACCACCGGCATCGTCGTCGCCATGAAGAAGGCGATCGCGGACGGCACCATCGCCGGCCCGCGCATGTGGGTGGCGGGCGCGCCGCTCGGCCCGACGGGCGGCCACAGCGACAGCCATTCGGGCCTCGACCCCGCGCTTGAAAACCCCAACTGGAACGAGGCGATCATCGACGGCGTGGACAGCGCCATCCGCGCCGTCCGCCAGCATCGCCGCGAGGGGGTGGACCTCATCAAGATCATGCCTTCGGGCGGCGTGCTCTCGGTCAACGACGATCCTTCGCTCCAGTTGATGAGCGATGCCGAGATCAAGGCCGTGGTCGATACCGCGCACGCGCTCGGCATGAAGGTGGCGGCGCATATCCACGGGCGCGAGGCGATCGACCATGCCATTTCGCTCGGCGTCGACAGCGTCGAGCATGGCAGCTACGCCGGGCCGGAAAGCTATCCGCTGTTCAAGGCGCACGGCACCTATCTCGTTCCCACCATGCTCATCGCGCAGAAGGTGTACGAGATCGCGAAGACGCATCCCGAGCAACTGCCGCCCTCCTCGGCCGCCAAGGCGCTGGAGGTGGCGCCGCACATCCGCGAAAATCTCGGCGCCGCCTATCGGGCTGGCGTGAAGATCGCCTTCGGGACCGATCAGGGGCTGGTGCCGCACGGCCAGAATGCCGGCGAGTTCGCGCTGATGGTGGGGGCCGGCATGACGCCGATGGACGCGATCCTCGCCGCCACCCGCAACGCCGCCGACCTGATCGGCGATGCCAAGGACATCGGCTCCGCCCAGCCCGGCCGCTTCGCCGACATCGTCGCGGTGACGGGCGATCCGCTCAAGGACGTAACCGAGCTGACGCGGGTGCAATTCGTGATGAAGGGCGGCATGGTCTACAAGGAGGCCGGCAAGGCGACGGGCGCGGGCGGCATCGTGGACGAAGGCGGGCATTGA
- a CDS encoding OsmC family protein encodes MIRTGSAHYEGLGKAGKGRVSTQSGVLADARYDFNTRFENEPGTNPEELVAAAHASCFTMALSFALAAAGHSDGTLDTKAAVTLDKDGDGFKVTKSALTLTARIPGISQSEFDQIATGAKAGCPISKLLNAEITLDATLES; translated from the coding sequence ATGATCCGCACCGGTTCCGCCCATTATGAAGGCCTCGGCAAAGCCGGCAAGGGCCGCGTCTCCACGCAGTCCGGCGTGCTCGCCGACGCCCGCTACGACTTCAACACCCGCTTCGAGAACGAGCCGGGCACCAATCCGGAGGAGCTGGTGGCGGCCGCCCACGCCTCCTGCTTCACGATGGCGCTGAGCTTCGCGCTGGCCGCCGCCGGCCACAGCGACGGCACGCTCGACACCAAGGCGGCGGTGACGCTGGACAAGGATGGCGACGGCTTCAAGGTGACGAAATCGGCCCTCACGCTGACCGCGCGCATCCCCGGCATCTCGCAGAGCGAGTTCGACCAGATCGCGACGGGCGCCAAGGCCGGTTGCCCGATCTCCAAGCTGCTCAATGCCGAGATCACACTCGACGCGACGTTGGAGAGCTGA
- the uvrB gene encoding excinuclease ABC subunit UvrB, with protein MPIEIRTSLAEPEAMPMFMPHRPERPAKSEGGKPFRLVSEYAPSGDQPGAIRELTDAAREGERTQVLLGVTGSGKTFTMAKVVEELQRPALVLAPNKILAAQLYGEFKQFFPENAVEFFVSYYDYYQPEAYVPRSDTYIEKESSVNEAIDRMRHSATRSLLERDDVLIVASVSCLYGIGSVETYSAMTFALKKGETVDQRELIRKLVALQYKRNDAAFQRGAFRVRGDNLELFPSHYEDTAWRFSFFGDEIEEITEFDPLTGKKVANLDYVKVYANSHYVTPGPTLKQASEAIKHELAERLKELVSEGRLLEAQRLEQRTQFDLEMIAATGSCAGIENYSRFLTGRLPGEPPPTLFEYLPENALLFVDESHQTVPQVGGMARGDHRRKITLAEYGFRLPSCIDNRPLRFNEWDAMRPQTIAVSATPGTWEMEQAGGVFAEQVIRPTGLIDPPVEVRPVEHQVDDLVQECKDTAAKGYRILVTTLTKRMAEDLTEYLHEAGLKVRYMHSDVETLERIELIRDLRLGVYDVLVGINLLREGLDIPECGLVAILDADKEGFLRSETSLIQTIGRAARNAEGKVILYADRITGSMERAMAETERRREKQEAYNLEHGITPATVKRDVTDIVGHLASRDQVTVDTGIDDVPHMVGHNLRAYIEDLEKQMRKAAADLEFEEAGRLRDEIRKLEQDELGIATEPSRAPVRGNSTLGKPGTRQGKYGKTQKKAGRRR; from the coding sequence ATGCCGATCGAGATTCGCACTAGCCTCGCCGAGCCGGAAGCCATGCCGATGTTCATGCCGCACCGCCCCGAGCGGCCGGCGAAGAGTGAGGGCGGCAAGCCGTTCCGACTGGTTTCCGAATATGCCCCCTCGGGCGATCAGCCTGGCGCGATCCGCGAGCTGACCGATGCGGCACGTGAAGGCGAGCGGACGCAGGTGCTGCTGGGCGTGACCGGTTCGGGCAAGACGTTTACCATGGCCAAGGTGGTGGAGGAACTGCAGCGCCCCGCTCTGGTGCTGGCGCCGAACAAGATCCTCGCCGCCCAGCTCTACGGTGAGTTCAAGCAGTTCTTTCCCGAGAATGCCGTCGAGTTCTTCGTCAGCTATTACGATTATTATCAGCCGGAGGCTTACGTGCCCCGGTCGGACACCTACATCGAGAAGGAAAGCTCGGTGAACGAGGCGATCGACCGGATGCGCCACAGCGCCACCCGATCGCTGCTGGAGCGCGACGACGTGCTGATCGTGGCGTCGGTCTCCTGCCTCTACGGTATCGGATCGGTCGAGACCTATTCGGCGATGACCTTCGCGCTCAAGAAGGGCGAGACGGTGGATCAGCGCGAACTGATCCGCAAGCTGGTGGCGCTGCAATACAAGCGCAACGACGCCGCCTTCCAGCGCGGCGCCTTCCGTGTGCGCGGCGACAATCTCGAGCTGTTCCCCTCGCATTATGAGGATACCGCCTGGCGGTTCAGCTTCTTCGGCGACGAGATCGAGGAGATCACCGAATTCGATCCGCTCACCGGCAAGAAGGTGGCGAACCTCGATTACGTGAAGGTCTATGCCAACTCGCACTATGTGACGCCGGGGCCGACGCTCAAGCAGGCGAGCGAGGCGATCAAGCATGAGCTGGCGGAACGGTTGAAGGAGCTGGTTTCGGAAGGCCGTCTGCTGGAGGCGCAGCGGCTGGAGCAGCGCACCCAGTTCGATCTGGAAATGATCGCGGCGACGGGAAGCTGCGCGGGCATCGAGAATTACAGCCGCTTCCTCACCGGTCGCCTGCCGGGCGAGCCGCCGCCGACGTTGTTCGAATATCTGCCCGAAAACGCGCTCCTCTTCGTCGACGAGAGCCACCAGACGGTGCCGCAGGTCGGCGGCATGGCGCGGGGAGACCACCGGCGGAAGATCACGCTCGCCGAATACGGCTTCCGTCTGCCGTCCTGCATCGACAACCGGCCGCTGCGCTTCAACGAATGGGATGCGATGCGCCCGCAGACCATCGCCGTCTCGGCGACGCCGGGGACGTGGGAGATGGAGCAGGCGGGCGGTGTCTTCGCCGAGCAGGTGATCCGCCCGACCGGCCTGATCGATCCGCCGGTGGAGGTCCGCCCGGTCGAGCATCAGGTCGACGATCTGGTGCAGGAGTGCAAGGACACGGCGGCGAAGGGCTATCGCATCCTCGTCACCACGCTGACCAAGCGGATGGCCGAGGATCTGACCGAATATCTGCACGAGGCGGGGCTGAAGGTCCGCTACATGCACTCCGACGTCGAGACGCTGGAGCGGATCGAGCTGATCCGCGACCTCAGGCTTGGCGTCTATGACGTGCTGGTCGGCATCAACCTGCTGCGCGAGGGCCTCGACATCCCGGAATGCGGGCTGGTCGCGATCCTCGATGCCGACAAGGAAGGCTTCCTGCGGTCCGAAACCTCACTGATCCAGACGATCGGCCGCGCCGCGCGCAACGCAGAGGGCAAGGTGATCCTCTATGCCGACCGGATCACCGGATCGATGGAACGCGCCATGGCCGAGACCGAACGGCGGCGCGAGAAGCAGGAGGCCTACAACCTCGAACACGGCATCACGCCCGCGACCGTGAAGCGCGACGTGACCGATATCGTCGGCCATCTCGCCAGCCGCGATCAGGTGACGGTGGATACCGGCATCGACGACGTGCCGCACATGGTCGGCCATAACCTGCGCGCCTATATCGAGGACCTCGAGAAGCAGATGCGAAAGGCCGCCGCCGACCTGGAGTTCGAGGAAGCGGGCCGCCTGCGCGACGAGATCCGCAAGCTGGAGCAGGACGAACTCGGCATCGCCACCGAGCCGAGCCGTGCGCCGGTTCGCGGCAATTCGACGCTCGGCAAGCCGGGAACAAGGCAGGGCAAATACGGCAAGACGCAGAAGAAGGCGGGGCGGCGGCGCTAG
- a CDS encoding DUF2721 domain-containing protein encodes MAPAFLLSALVLLINLFATRLARVVDRARWIEEQFGTLPRALSVPELRLLDRRMRIINAAIALATASAIAVCLLVVMLFVAGLLDTRFARTVASLFIIAMLLLIAALGLFLLEVRLASRAIRIRNELLERE; translated from the coding sequence GTGGCGCCGGCCTTCCTGCTCTCGGCGCTGGTGCTGCTGATCAACCTGTTCGCGACCCGGCTCGCCCGCGTGGTGGACCGGGCGCGCTGGATCGAGGAGCAGTTCGGCACCCTGCCCCGCGCGCTCTCGGTGCCGGAACTGCGCCTGCTCGACCGGCGGATGCGGATCATCAACGCCGCGATCGCGCTCGCCACCGCCAGCGCGATCGCGGTGTGCCTGCTGGTGGTGATGCTGTTTGTGGCGGGCCTGCTCGACACCCGCTTCGCGCGCACGGTGGCGAGCCTGTTCATCATCGCCATGCTGCTACTGATCGCGGCGCTGGGGCTGTTCCTGCTGGAAGTCCGCCTCGCCAGCCGCGCCATCCGCATCCGCAACGAGCTGCTGGAGCGGGAATGA
- a CDS encoding winged helix-turn-helix transcriptional regulator, protein MDMPAPPPPPHQISDQCRKLSTVLSLVGDKWTVMIVMVLRDRPRRFNDIKRTIGGISQQMLTRTLRALERDGMVSRTVYPTLPPQVEYALTDLGRSMSEPVHALGQWAGAHLDQIEGHRADFDGRTA, encoded by the coding sequence ATGGATATGCCTGCCCCGCCCCCGCCGCCGCACCAGATCAGCGACCAGTGCCGCAAGCTGAGCACCGTACTCTCGCTGGTCGGGGACAAGTGGACGGTGATGATCGTGATGGTGCTGCGCGATCGCCCGCGCCGTTTCAACGACATCAAGCGCACGATCGGCGGCATCAGTCAGCAGATGCTGACCCGCACGCTGCGCGCGCTGGAGCGCGATGGGATGGTCAGCCGCACCGTCTATCCGACGCTGCCGCCGCAGGTGGAATATGCGCTGACCGACCTCGGCCGATCGATGTCCGAGCCGGTGCACGCGCTCGGCCAGTGGGCGGGCGCGCACCTCGACCAGATCGAGGGCCACCGCGCCGATTTCGACGGGCGGACCGCCTGA
- a CDS encoding energy transducer TonB: MILLFAAAASAAVPLQLAGYPGDWITPDDYPPLALSKGEWGYYSFALTVAPTGKNEKCEIISPGGFDDLRDLTCALVMKRAKFRPALDVDGHPVFGVFRSSVAWTQGSNMADIQRLRKRFPPPSDSDLDVSVNQLPAGMEKSAKVKLGVQVDEKGAIKACNRDPSEKASALDAVACQQIEAQWKVAAATDKGGAPVSSVQSVTVAFSTGAQPQASAAQ; encoded by the coding sequence ATGATTTTGCTTTTTGCCGCAGCGGCAAGCGCCGCCGTCCCTCTTCAGCTTGCGGGATATCCCGGTGACTGGATCACGCCCGATGACTATCCACCGCTGGCCCTCAGCAAAGGCGAATGGGGATATTATTCGTTCGCGTTGACCGTTGCGCCGACAGGCAAGAACGAAAAATGCGAGATCATCAGTCCGGGCGGATTTGACGACCTCCGCGATCTGACTTGCGCGCTGGTGATGAAGCGGGCGAAATTCAGGCCCGCTCTGGATGTCGACGGGCACCCCGTGTTCGGCGTCTTTCGAAGTTCGGTAGCATGGACGCAGGGTTCCAACATGGCGGATATCCAACGGTTGCGGAAACGCTTTCCGCCACCTTCCGACAGTGATCTTGATGTCAGCGTAAATCAGCTTCCTGCCGGCATGGAGAAATCTGCGAAGGTCAAACTCGGCGTCCAGGTCGACGAGAAAGGCGCCATCAAGGCATGTAATCGCGATCCGTCCGAAAAGGCGTCCGCACTTGATGCGGTCGCGTGCCAGCAGATTGAGGCGCAATGGAAAGTCGCCGCAGCGACCGACAAGGGCGGCGCGCCCGTCTCTTCCGTGCAGTCGGTCACAGTGGCCTTTTCAACGGGCGCGCAGCCCCAGGCTTCGGCTGCGCAATAA
- a CDS encoding FMN-dependent NADH-azoreductase — protein MKLLHLDSSILGDNSASRTISAAIVERLTTADPAIEVEYRDLVADPVDHLTIGSFMALAEGEELKQFLEADIVVIGAGFYNFTIPSQLKAWIDRITVKGHTFSYNENGPVGLATGKRVIVALARGGVYNAGSPRAGFEHAETLLRGVFGLIGCEVEVIVAEGIAMGDEARRVAVEGALDQAKRIAPEAVGEAA, from the coding sequence GTGAAACTCTTGCATCTCGATTCCAGCATCCTCGGCGACAATTCGGCGAGCCGCACCATCTCCGCCGCGATCGTCGAGCGGCTGACGACGGCCGATCCGGCGATCGAGGTCGAGTATCGCGATCTCGTCGCCGATCCGGTGGACCACCTGACCATCGGCAGCTTCATGGCGCTGGCCGAGGGGGAGGAGCTGAAGCAGTTCCTCGAAGCCGACATCGTCGTGATCGGCGCCGGCTTCTACAATTTCACCATCCCGAGCCAGCTCAAGGCGTGGATCGATCGCATCACGGTGAAGGGCCACACATTCAGCTACAACGAGAACGGCCCGGTCGGCCTCGCCACCGGGAAGCGGGTGATCGTCGCGCTGGCGCGGGGCGGGGTCTACAATGCCGGCAGCCCGCGCGCCGGCTTCGAACATGCCGAGACCCTGCTGCGCGGCGTGTTCGGGCTGATCGGCTGCGAGGTGGAGGTGATCGTCGCCGAGGGCATCGCGATGGGCGACGAGGCCCGCCGCGTCGCCGTCGAGGGCGCGCTGGACCAGGCGAAGCGGATCGCGCCGGAGGCGGTCGGCGAGGCGGCCTGA
- a CDS encoding DUF1993 domain-containing protein: protein MASLYAVTVPVFANMLGNLDHLLGKAAASGIDEKALIEGRLAEDMLPLTKQVQIACDTAKFATKRIADVDAPSMADDETTIAQLRERIAKTVAYLNSVDAAAFEGREEATVILKVRDKDMPFTALTYATNFALPNFYFHVATAYAILRMKGVAIGKMDYLAGAKAPA from the coding sequence ATGGCCAGTCTTTATGCCGTCACCGTGCCCGTCTTCGCGAACATGCTGGGCAATCTCGACCATCTGCTCGGCAAGGCGGCGGCGAGCGGGATCGACGAGAAGGCGCTGATCGAGGGCCGGCTGGCCGAGGATATGCTGCCGCTCACCAAGCAGGTGCAGATCGCCTGCGACACCGCCAAGTTCGCCACCAAGCGCATCGCCGATGTGGACGCGCCGTCGATGGCCGATGACGAGACGACGATCGCCCAGCTGCGCGAGCGGATCGCCAAGACGGTGGCCTATCTGAATTCGGTCGATGCCGCCGCCTTTGAGGGCCGCGAAGAGGCCACCGTCATCCTGAAGGTGCGCGACAAGGACATGCCGTTCACCGCGCTGACCTACGCGACCAACTTCGCGCTGCCCAATTTCTATTTCCACGTCGCCACCGCCTACGCGATCCTGCGCATGAAGGGCGTCGCGATCGGCAAGATGGACTATCTCGCCGGGGCCAAGGCGCCGGCCTGA
- the uvrA gene encoding excinuclease ABC subunit UvrA: MLTHISVRGAREHNLKGVDVDLPRDKLIVITGLSGSGKSSLAFDTIYAEGQRRYVESLSAYARQFLELMQKPDVDHIEGLSPAISIEQKTTSRNPRSTVATVTEIYDYMRLLWARVGIPYSPTTGLPISAQTVSQMVDRVMALPEGTRFLLLAPVVRGRKGEYKKELALWQKEGFQRVRIDGTVYEIEEAPALDKKYKHDIDIVVDRLVRRDDIETRLAQSFETALKLAEGLAYVDILGNPDTVRPEPVEGRDAGDAPEARTSTGSVRTGGIKALQLPEGISDRITFSEKFACPVSGFTIAEIEPRLFSFNAPQGACPACDGLGEKLYFNPELVVPNENLSIKQGAVVPWAKSNPPSPYYMQVLSSLAREYDFELTTPWNQLSEEDRDTILHGTRGRAVTLRFMDGRKSYEVKKPFEGVIGNLERRMLQTESAWMREELAKYQSARPCEVCEGARLKPEARAVKIAGEDISMSTRRAVGPALKFFREMPQHLNDQQNQIAERILKEIVERLGFLDNVGLDYLNLDRTSGTLSGGESQRIRLASQIGSGLSGVLYVLDEPSIGLHQRDNDRLLVTLRRLRDLGNTVIVVEHDEDAIRTADHVVDMGPGAGVHGGQVVAEGTLADILATEGSVTGDYLSGRRAVPLPAHRRAGSGRKLTVKGARANNLKDVTASIPLGTFTCITGVSGSGKSTFTIDTLFASAARTLNGARVQAGHHEKIEGLAALDKVIDIDQSPIGRTPRSNPATYTGAFTQIRDWFAGLPESQARGYKPGRFSFNVKGGRCEACSGDGLIKIEMHFLPDVYVTCDVCHGKRYNRETLEVTFKGKSIADVLDMTCEDAVEFFKAVPGIRDKMAMLVEVGLGYVKVGQQATTLSGGEAQRVKLAKELSRRATGNTLYILDEPTTGLHFEDVRKLLEVLHALVEQGNTVVVIEHNLEVIKTADWIIDLGPEGGDKGGEIVAVGTPEEVVQVERSYTGRYLKPLLEGASVVSAAPVKAAGKRKVAAKRVKAAAE; the protein is encoded by the coding sequence ATGCTGACTCACATTTCCGTCCGTGGCGCCCGCGAGCACAATCTCAAGGGGGTCGATGTCGATCTCCCGCGCGACAAGCTGATCGTGATCACGGGGCTGTCCGGTTCGGGGAAATCCAGCCTCGCCTTCGACACCATCTATGCCGAGGGGCAGCGGCGCTACGTGGAGTCGCTGTCGGCCTATGCGCGCCAGTTCCTCGAACTGATGCAGAAGCCCGACGTCGATCATATCGAGGGCCTCTCGCCCGCCATCTCGATCGAGCAGAAGACGACCAGCCGCAACCCGCGCTCCACCGTCGCCACCGTCACCGAGATCTACGATTACATGCGCCTGCTGTGGGCGCGCGTCGGCATCCCCTATTCGCCCACCACCGGCCTGCCGATCAGCGCGCAGACGGTCAGCCAGATGGTCGATCGCGTGATGGCGCTGCCCGAGGGCACGCGCTTCCTGCTGCTCGCCCCGGTGGTGCGCGGCCGCAAGGGGGAGTATAAGAAGGAGCTGGCGCTGTGGCAGAAGGAGGGCTTCCAGCGCGTCCGCATCGACGGCACGGTCTACGAGATCGAGGAGGCCCCTGCCCTCGACAAGAAGTACAAGCACGACATCGACATCGTGGTGGACCGCCTCGTCCGCCGCGACGACATCGAGACGCGGCTGGCGCAGAGCTTCGAGACCGCGCTCAAGCTGGCCGAGGGGCTGGCTTATGTCGACATCCTCGGAAACCCGGACACCGTTCGTCCTGAGCCTGTCGAAGGACGTGACGCAGGCGATGCGCCAGAGGCACGCACTTCGACAGGCTCAGTGCGAACGGGGGGCATAAAGGCGCTCCAGTTGCCGGAGGGCATCTCGGACCGCATCACCTTCTCGGAAAAATTCGCCTGCCCCGTATCCGGCTTCACCATCGCCGAGATCGAGCCGCGCCTCTTCTCCTTCAACGCGCCGCAGGGCGCCTGCCCGGCCTGCGACGGGCTCGGCGAGAAGCTGTATTTCAACCCGGAGCTGGTCGTCCCCAACGAGAATCTCTCGATCAAGCAGGGCGCCGTGGTGCCGTGGGCGAAGTCCAACCCGCCCAGCCCCTATTACATGCAGGTGCTCTCCAGCCTCGCGCGCGAATATGATTTCGAGCTGACGACGCCCTGGAACCAGCTCAGCGAGGAGGATCGCGACACCATCCTGCACGGCACGCGCGGCCGCGCCGTCACGCTGCGCTTCATGGACGGGCGCAAGAGCTACGAGGTCAAGAAGCCGTTCGAGGGCGTGATCGGCAATCTCGAACGCCGGATGCTGCAGACCGAGAGCGCCTGGATGCGCGAGGAGCTGGCCAAATACCAGTCCGCCCGCCCCTGCGAGGTGTGCGAGGGCGCCCGCCTGAAGCCCGAGGCGCGCGCCGTGAAGATCGCCGGTGAGGACATCTCGATGTCCACCCGCCGCGCCGTCGGCCCCGCGCTCAAATTCTTCCGCGAGATGCCGCAGCACCTCAACGATCAGCAGAACCAGATCGCCGAGCGCATCCTCAAGGAGATCGTCGAGCGGCTGGGCTTCCTCGACAATGTCGGCCTCGATTACCTCAACCTCGATCGCACGTCGGGCACGCTGTCGGGCGGCGAGAGCCAGCGCATCCGCCTCGCGTCGCAGATCGGCTCGGGCCTCTCCGGCGTGCTCTACGTGCTGGACGAACCGTCGATCGGCCTCCACCAGCGCGACAACGACCGGCTGCTCGTCACCCTTCGCCGCCTGCGCGATCTCGGCAACACCGTGATCGTCGTCGAGCATGACGAGGACGCGATCCGCACCGCCGATCATGTCGTCGACATGGGGCCGGGCGCGGGCGTGCATGGCGGGCAGGTGGTGGCGGAAGGCACGCTCGCCGACATCCTCGCCACCGAAGGCAGCGTCACCGGCGACTATCTCTCCGGCAGGCGGGCCGTCCCCCTCCCCGCGCACCGCCGCGCCGGATCGGGCCGCAAGCTCACCGTGAAGGGCGCGCGCGCCAACAACCTCAAGGACGTCACCGCCTCGATCCCGCTCGGCACCTTCACCTGCATCACCGGCGTCTCGGGATCGGGCAAGTCGACCTTCACCATCGACACGCTGTTCGCCTCGGCCGCGCGCACGCTCAACGGCGCGCGCGTGCAGGCCGGCCATCACGAGAAGATCGAGGGCCTCGCCGCGCTCGACAAGGTGATCGACATCGATCAGTCGCCGATCGGCCGCACTCCGCGCTCCAATCCGGCGACCTACACCGGCGCCTTCACCCAGATCCGCGACTGGTTCGCCGGCCTGCCGGAAAGCCAGGCGCGCGGCTACAAGCCCGGCCGCTTCAGCTTCAACGTCAAGGGCGGCCGCTGCGAGGCGTGCAGCGGCGACGGCCTGATCAAGATCGAGATGCACTTCCTGCCCGACGTCTACGTCACCTGCGACGTGTGCCACGGCAAGCGCTACAACCGCGAGACGCTGGAGGTGACCTTCAAGGGCAAGTCGATCGCCGACGTGCTGGACATGACCTGCGAGGATGCGGTCGAATTCTTCAAGGCGGTGCCCGGCATCCGCGACAAGATGGCGATGTTGGTCGAGGTCGGCCTCGGCTACGTCAAGGTCGGCCAGCAGGCGACGACGCTGTCCGGCGGCGAGGCGCAGCGCGTGAAGCTCGCCAAGGAGCTATCGCGTCGCGCCACCGGCAACACGCTCTACATCCTCGACGAGCCGACCACCGGCCTGCATTTCGAGGATGTCCGCAAGCTGCTCGAGGTGCTGCATGCGCTGGTCGAGCAGGGCAATACGGTGGTGGTGATCGAGCACAATCTGGAGGTGATCAAGACCGCCGACTGGATCATCGACCTCGGCCCCGAAGGCGGCGACAAGGGCGGCGAGATCGTCGCGGTTGGGACGCCGGAAGAGGTGGTGCAGGTGGAGCGCAGCTATACGGGGCGGTATCTCAAGCCGCTGCTGGAGGGCGCGAGCGTGGTGAGCGCGGCGCCGGTGAAGGCGGCGGGGAAGCGGAAGGTGGCAGCTAAGCGGGTGAAGGCGGCGGCGGAGTGA